acaaaatattcatccagccaccgcggagtccagaaccaccagatccaatctagacaccatctcggatggggttcaccacctccattggtgcctctccgatgatgcgtgagtagttctttgtagaccttcgggtccgtagttagtagctagatggtttcatatctctctctctctctctcgtgattctcaatacaatggtctcttggagatccatatgatgtaactcttttacggtgtgtttgttgggatcgatgaacttcgagtttatgatcagttctatgtttttatatccataaaagtatttgagtttctttgatctattttatgcatgatctcttatagcctcgtatttattcttcgatatttgggttttgtttggccaacttgatctatttatcttgcaatgggaagagatgcccagtagtgggttcgatcttacggtgcttgatcccagtgacagaaagggaaccgacacgtatgtatcgttgctactaaggataaaaatatgaGATCTaaatctaccgccatatagataaacgaatcttgtctacatcatgtcatcattcttattgcattactccgtttttccatgaacttaatacactagatgcatgctggatagcggtcgatgtgtggagtaatagtagtagatgcagacagaaGTCGGTccactaatcttggacgtgatgcctatgtaatgatcattgcctggatatcgtcataattatttgaagttctatcaattgtccaacagtaatttatttacccaccgtttgctatttttctcgagagaaaccactagtgaaacctacggcctccgggtcttctttctcatatatttgccttgcgatctacttttcctttgcatttttattcagatatattaaaccaaaatccaaaaatactttgctgcaatttattttatttggcgttcgatctatcaatatttacaactttatCTCCAGTCACTCGTCGTTTCTgacgccgttacccgaaagggattgacaacccctttaacacgtcgggttgcgaggtgttgttatttgtgtgctacatcatccctccctctccagggAAACACCGACGTAGTTCCAGCCACCATCACCGCCCGCAATCAAGAAGGCGAGGGGCGCCTCGTCCACTACCTCAGAGGAGGCAGTCCCTCGGGCTCAAGGTCATTGTCTCTAAGGTGGAGCGCGTAGCTCGGCAGCAGGCAAGGTACAACCCGGTGTAGTGCCGATCACCGCTCCGCGTTGGCCAAGAGCAACCTGACAATGTACTGGTTCCGCAACGACCCTAACCTCGTGCCGTGTGGGTGTTCGACTACTCTGTGACCACCGCGGAGACGCCCGCCAGACGCCTCCGCTACCTTGACGGCGAGTTTGTCAAGATCGGCGAGGAGTAGTCACTTAGCGGCTGCTCCGCCAATGCCAGTCGCAGCAAGTCCGCTGCTAGGGCTCCGAAGGCCACGTCGGCAGTGGCCGCGGCGTCACACCGCAAGGTGCAGCAGGAGGCGGAGCAGCTCCTCCGCGAGTGGCAGGCAGCCACCGGACAAGGCTACTGCGGCCCTCCGACGCCGTCCTGCCGCTGGAGGGACCACCACCACGACAACGACGGTGTGGCAGGGATGGAGACCACGCGTACGAGGTGGTCGTCCGGTATATGATTTAGTTTTTTTAGCTTTTCTTTTGTTAAACGGTCGAATATCAACTTTTTATGTAAATTATGTCCGAACTTCAATGAAATTCATCCGGTTTGATCGAGTTTGGTCCAATTAGTTCGAATTGTTGGCTGGACGTATGCGGGCAGCGTTGGATGGCGGCCTACCGCATCTATGTCCGCGGACGGATGTGGAAGAATATTCGCGGTTGCCGTTGGAGATGCCGTTAGTTTTCGTGTAGATAGAAAAGCTTATCTTGTGCACAGTAGATAAATCACTCTAGGTATTTCCAGCCTAAAGAAAAACTGAAAATGGAGCTTCTATAACGTAAATCATGGAAGCATTAATTTCTATATTTATTTGGTGGAAGCAAATCATGACTTGCCAAAAATAAAGAGAATCAGCATTAATTCCCTGGCTCAGTGGGATCCTTCCAAAGATTTCAATCGTACGCGGGGGATCAGCTGGGGGTCTTGGATTTTTACCGTAACCGTTTCCAACACATCGAGAGCGTTTATAGTCGAGGAGGGCTCACGTTTCTCTCGCGCAAGCGCAGCGGCACAACATCCAGGACCGACCGGACGCCTTCCGATCCCGCAAAACCCCCAGAACCCCAGATCACGAGGCCTCCCCATGGAGTTCCACTACCGCGCCGGCGACGAGCGCTGTCCGTCGGCGGGGGCCGCTGCTACGTCGGCCAACTCCGAGACGGCAGGTGAGTTCTCCTCCCTGTTTACGGCCGGCTCTTGGTTCTTCATGCCTCTCTCCCGCTGATCTTCTTATTCCCTTTGGTGAAGCCACGCACGTGCCTAATGTTctcgtcgccggcgacggcgCGGGGTACCACGGGGAGAACTCACCGCCGCCGGCGTCTGATCCGGACGAGCTGCGGCGCCGGGCGGCGAAGGAGAGGATAAGGGCGCGGATCCTGCGGGAGGAGGCGGAGGCCATGGCGCTCGAGGCCGAGGTCCGCCGTGAGCTCATGGAGGAGCGCGCCAGGTTGCTCGTGGGGCTGGCCGGCGTGTCCGAACATGGGGCGGCGCCATCGCTGAAGACAGCGTCGCCGTACTTTCATGAGGTTTGCTGATCTGAGGATTCAACCTGTTGAATCTAGGTCTCCGGCTCCTTTTCATCCCCTAACTATTCCAATATCTGTGTTCTTCTCCAGTCTGTGCAGGCCGGGTCTAAAGTAGACGTGTCTGCTGCTGTGCCAGGCAAGCGGAAAAACCCTGATGTACATGATGCATCTGCTGTTTTGGCGGCCACCGGAAGCAAGAAGCCGAAGTCAGGCCTGACTTGCACGGTGTGCAACATCACGGCAACCAGTGAGGTTGCCCTGCAAGAGCACCTCAGAGGGAAGAGCCACGGGAAGAAGGCCGCTAAACATACGCAGCCATCGCCTGGAACAGGTCAACCAGAGGAGGATGCGGTAATAAAATGCAGCATGTATTTATATCTCCGTACTGAAATACGGAATGCAAAGTATTGTTTCATTTCTGATGTCCAATATCTAATTGGTTGAACCAACTATGATTCTTGTTCTTTAGGTGAGACACATTTAGATATAATAACACTCAAGCGTTCTATATAATGTGATGTTACAAGCATCATAATATCTTGCTACTGCACAAGTTATATGGATCTTCGAATCAAACTGTCCTGAATCGTGTTTTGATTCATACTGTACTAGCCTTACATTTTCATATTCAAGTATATATGAATTCGTGTTTGTTTTGAATACATGAAAACGTATGCTGTCTGGGCTTGAGTCCATAGCCCAGGCCACTGCAATTCTTTTTTCTTGACACCTTGATGCCCTAATGATAATGTCGTCGTATTCAGTAGTATTCTTGAATTACCTATATTTTACAGCCCAGCTAGCTAGAGTGGCTTGGTTAGGTGTAACTTGTAACACCAGTAAATCACACATTTTGAGGAACATAAATAGGTCTCGACTGCCACTCTAGCTAGCTGGGCTGTAAAATATAGGTAATTCAAGAATACTAGTGAATACTGAATATGACGACATTATCAGTAGGGCATCAAGGTGTCAAGAAAAAAGAATTGCAGTGGCCTGGGCTATGGACTCAAGCCCAGACAGCATATGTGTTCATGTATTCAAAACAAACACGAATTCGTACTAACCTTCAACAAGTTTTATGTCTGGGCTTGAGTCCATAGCCCAGGCTACTGCAATTCTTTTTTCTTGACACCTTGATGCCCTAATGATAATGTCGTCGTATTCAGTATtcactactccctccgtctcacaatataagagtgtttttgaCACTATACAACAGTATTCTTGAATTACCTACATTTTACAGCCCAGCTAGCTAGAGTGGCTTGGTTAGATGTAACTTGTAACACCGGTAAATCACACATTTTGAGGGACATAAATAGGTCTCGACTGCTTCTGATTTTACTATGAATACAAACAACAAATAGTGCTAAGGCTTGCAACAATTCAAGATATTTACATGTCATCTTGTTACCAAATACCAACAATTTGTACTAACCTTCTacttgttttttttcttttaatactccctctgttcacttttataaggcTTTGTAGACGTTTCAGATATTGTGCAAAACAGCTCAATTTCacttgtctgaaacgacttataaaagtgaacggagggagtaggaaaAATAGATCCATTGATGGTGTATATATATTGTTGATAATAGTTTTTTTCATTTGTGAGAGATAAAGATTATTTCTTATATGTGTCAAAGAATTGACTGGTGTTTGTGTTTGATGCAGTTCAGCTTGAAGGTAAATAGGTCGGCAGCCTTACCGGCCAAGGGGCAAAACCCTGGTATTGTTGCCCCTTTGATGGCTTTCGCTGAAAAAAGTTGCGACAACTTGGGCTTGAACTGCACGGCATGCGGCATCACAGCAAGCAGTCAGAAGAACATGCAAGATCACCTCAAAGGGAAAATTCATATGAGGAAGACTGCCATGCTCGCGCAGCCATTGCCTAAGAAGGATGGGGTAAGGAATATGGTTTGGACTTTGCCAACCCTACCCAAATTCAACAAAACAATATATTTGTTTTACTGCAGCGTGGTTAACTATAATATTTATAGTTTCCTATGAGGCTACTTGAATCGGTTGTACTTCCAACTCATTTATTGACCACAATACTGCCTGCTTACAAATATGTAACACCCCCTCAAATTTTGAGCCTAACTTTGACTACAAATTTGACTAATAAAATCTGAGTTCTATGCCACAAAAAATATATCACTGATTTTGTATCTGAAAGAAGTTTTGAACGCTATAGTTTTTGTGGCATATAACTGACATTTTATTAGTCAAATTTATTGTTAAAGTTAGGCTCAAAGTTGGAGAGGGTCTTATATGCTTGAAAGTAGGTATTATTCTGATCCTATTAGTAAAAGTGCTCATTCTTTTGTATATAGAAAGGGCCCGAACTGCAAATCCAGTACATGGCAAATGTGTATCATGATTTCTGGAACATAAAGAGGTCTCAAAGGCTATTTAATCATGATTGCTGAGAAACCAATTTTATGTGTCCTTACAAATGTCCTTGGTCCTAGTTTCTAGTGTACTAAAATGTTTGCATTCTTCCATTATCTTTGAATATTAAGAGGTGCTAGAGAAGCACAGGAGCTTGCGACAAGGGATTTTCTATACCTAGGGACATATGAATCCTATAGCATGATACGGCTAACAAAATTTTGTATAAGTTTGATAAAATACGAAATAAGTCATGCTCATAGAGGATGGATACAAGTATATGCGTCTAAAAATTAAGACTTAAATATGACCTGTAACTTACACCATTCCTTGTTTAAGTTATAAAGTTTACACGCTCATACTTGTATCCATCCCTAATTTCATGATTTATGTCGTATTTTGCTGAAACTTATGCGCATATTTTTAGGGTGTATAAGGTTCTGATGTACTCCCTTCATTCCGTAATTCTTGTTGTGGTTTCAGTTCAAAAACATAGATTCATCATCAATGCCACTTCAACAACTTGGTATTCCAGGAAATTTCACTATCAATGTTGCAGCGAGGGATGTGCCACTAGTGTCTTTCCAAGTTTTGTGTTAGTGCCATCTCAGTCCCTTTCCTGTCAATCTCTCCTTCCCTGACCTGACTGACCATGTGATGTTTTGGTTTTGCACTGTCCCTTCGAACGGTTCGAATCGATCAACCATGTTTGGTTTGATCAGATATCATATTTTGACATCTTGTCATTTCTCAAGACGTGATGGGGAAAAACCAGCCAAGGTTGATCGATTTGAACGGTTTGAAAAGACAGCAAAACATGAAACATCACATGGTTAGAGAAGGAGAGAGTGACAGAAATTAAAGGGACTGAGATGGCACTAGCACAAAGCTACGAAAACATTAGTGGCATATGTCTGAATACAACATTTTTGTTACGATGAGGGATTTTTGCCTTTGTTCTTCCACAGGTCTCCGTAACCTAAACGAGTGTCTGCTTAGTGGAGTTTGTGTTTGTTCATGCAGGTCTGCTCAAAACCAAATGCATCAGCAGCCGTGCTACCGGCCAAGCGGAAGAACTTCGACGTTGTCCCAGCCACATCCACCCTTTCAGCCGGGCCAAGCAGCAAGAATCAGAAGCGAGACTTGACCTGCACGGCAACCAGCGAGAAGGGCACGAAGGATCACCTCAAAGGGAAGGCTCACATGAAGATGGCGGCCTCGCTTGCCCCTGGGGAAGCGGAGGAAGAGGCAGAGGTGGAAGGCGGCTACACGCCGAGGAAGTTCCATATGCTGACAGACTCCGGGACATTGTGCGAGGTGGTGCAGCTGAACGGCTCCATCCTCTGCGAGGTGTGCGACGTGCAGACCGCTGACATTGTTACCATGATGTGCCACCTACAGGGGACCAAGCACGTATCCAAGCAAGCCAAGCAGAAGCAGTGCGAAGCCGTGGAACCACCGGCAGCCGTCGCTGCTGGTGGCGACGGGCCAGGATCAGAAATGGTGCCCGTGGGGGGCAATGACGTGGGCCGGGTGGACGGCGGCTCCCTGCTGTGCGAGCTCTGCAACGTGAAGGTGCCGTCGGAGTGCGCCATGCAGTCTCACCTGTCCGGCAGGAAGCACACCAACAAGGCAAAGGTGGCTGCAGTTGGTGTCGGTGCATGTGGCAATGGGTCAGCATCAGAAACTGTGCCCATGGAGGCGAATGGCGTGTGCCGACTGGACGGCGGCATCCTGCTGTGCAAGCTCTGCGACGTCAAGGCCCCGTCGGAGTGCGTCATGCAGACTCACCTGTCCGGCAGGAAgcacaccaacaaacagaaggcCACCGTTGAAGCCGGTGCAGGACAGGGGGTGAAGAAGGCTGCCGCCGCCACCATGATCGGCAGCCCATCCAAGGAAGCCACCTCCATCGTCGTCAATGGCAGTGATGACTCGGTGAAGAAACCAGCAGCAAGAGAGATGGAGGTAGCTGTGTCATCGGCAGGACAGGGGGTGAAGAAGGCTGCCGCCACCCCCGTGATCGGCAGCCCATCCAAGGAAGCCGCCTCCATCGTCGTCAATGGCAGCGATGACTCAGTGAAGAAACCAGCAGCGGGAGAGATGGAGGTAGCTTTGTCATCGGCAGGACAGGGGGTGAAGAAGGCTGCCACCGCCATGATCGACAGCTCATCCAAGGAAGCGGCCTCCATCGTCGTCAATGGGAGCGATGACTCCATGAAGAAACCAGCAGCGGGAGATATGGAGGTGGTAGTGTCATCGGCAACGCCTCAAGTGGATGTTGCCGCCCCGGTCTGCGCCCGTGTCTCCTCCGTGGCCCCAATGGAAGTAGATGAAGGTGCAGGGGCCGGACATGGTGCTGCCAAAGCTGAAGAACAAAAGAAAGCTGATGCCGAGGAAGAGGGAGCCGTGGAGATCGACGGAGGCCCCGCCGTGACCGGCGAGGAGTATTACATCAAGGTGGAGGGCAAGCTGTTCGTCACGCTGCGTCAGGCGGACGACAGCCTCTCGTGCAGCCTGTGTGGCGTGCACGGCTGCGACAAGCGCGGCATGATCAGTCACCTCTACACCAGGGACCACTGGCGCAGAGCCCGTCTCGCCGAGGAGAAGAAGCGGGCACCGGAGGCAGCGCTAGAGGCGGTGAACAATGGCGGCGACGGCGTCCCGGTCACTGATGGAGCGGCTCAGGTTGACAACTGAGGGCAACCGTGCGTGACTATGCATGGGACGGCGGTGTACTGAACTCTGAACATTCTAGTAATGTACTGTATGTGTGTACGGGCTGTTGAGACTTCAGTACGATTGTTGGGCCCTTGTGGGTTTGTGAGAGAACTTGAAACTATCTGAGAATTTCCTACCATTTCCTTCCAAGTATTTTCTGCCAGTATCTTTTGCTAGTACTATTTACTAACTTGTTGATTGTTGTCAAATCAGACATGAAACTCAAGAATCGTATCTTCTGGCTGCTGAAAGATATCATCAGGAGAAGGGAGAAGTTCAAAGCAGCAGGGTTACAGAGGCAGGCATGTAAAAGGATGTAAATAAATAAACAAAACTGCAGAGCCATGCATGAAATACTGCCAGCAAGAAGGATGGCCTGTTCAGATATGGTGCGGCCTACTCAGCATATCTTCATATGCACTGCATGACTTCTGATGAAGCATGAATAACTTTCTGCCTGAAATGACCAGATCTTTTAAAACTTAAAGCTTTATATTGAGGGTAAACAGGGCACATTATCCAAGAAAAAGGTGCAACAGGTAATTCATGTAACCTCTGTTCAACAGGCTAAAAGATAGAATAACATACTAGTTGATGATATACCCATCACATGAATTCATTGCAAGGTTTCAATTCTTATGCAGTTTTTTGCCCTTCCTCTGAATCCCTTAGCTAGCTTAAAAATCTCCCCCTTGTTCATCTTTGAGCTCTTGACTCACACAATATTTCATCCCTATATTCATAACATCCAAGAAAATGGAGCAAATTATGAATTACTGCAATGAGATAGAAGTTCAGAGTACACGCAAATACTTAAGACATTGTTTATTCCCGAGTAGGAGATGCATATGAATAAAACGTACTTAAAGACAGTTATTTTCGGCCTAGACTTCTCCACGAACCAGTTTAAGCTTCTCTACCTACAGGAGATGTGGCACAGAGAAGCCCTGAGAAACCGTGTTGTCAGTTCTTCTGTCCCGTAGCTTATTTTCTAAAGAAAAATCCATGGACTGTAATTGTGTGATTTTGTATTTATATATTGTGTAATTTCTTGCTTGTTTATCATAGATGTTACGAACATCATAAAAATAAATATTACAacaaaataagatggcattggaACTTACAAACATGGCTATTGGAACATACAATCAACGACAGTATAATTTTGTTGAATACTTCACTAAGGTTGTTCACAACCAGATCGGTCTTGCAATCATGATTCATAGCAAACCTAGCCCAACCAGAAACACGAATTTTGTTTAGCCACACCCAGGCTTCCTCACACTCTGCTTTCAGCTCTGCCATGCCCATTTCATGGCCATGTTTAGTGTAGGAATACCTTGCCTTGTCCACGCACTTCTTTAATTCTTCGGATCTAAAACCAGCAGATTAAAAGTTTGCATAGATGTGCCTAAGACATTATATCTGAGGAGAGTCAGGGAACACCTCATTTATTGCCTTAAGAAGACCCTATGTATTCATAAAAGTAATTCCCCATTAGCCAGGTGTAAACATTGCAAATATAAGAAAATGCAAGTGACTGTTTGCTTACCTTTTGCCTGTGGGAGATTATGGTGTATGTTCCAAATTTGTTTCTTCTTaattgatttctcaacttgaagATCATTAACTTGAGTCTTCTTGGGAAGTGGCCTTTCTTCAACTTGACTTTGAACTTGAGGCctcttcccttgttgcttgtcactatgaggtttcttcttcaatgggcaagatctaacatgatgcccttcaatcttgcacttgaagcaaacaaTATTGGtcgaattcttgacttgttcttggTCCTTCTTGTTGATCTAGGACTTCTTATTATTTGAGTTGAATCCAAGTTCACCCTTGCCATTGGGAtatttttgcacactcaagatattgttgagtgtggacttcccttcatgactcttttccaagtctttcttcaaagaagtgacttgggccttgagctctttgatttcctctgCATGGTTAGTATCAGCACAAGAACTAGAGGAACCATAAGCTTCAttgttagagcaacaaggcaaaGAAATTAATTCATCATAAGATGTACCAATGTTATGAGTAGATGAATTACTAGGACTAGCAAAAGGCAAGATAACATTTATAGTAGAAGTAGTGCTTAtgtccacatgaggctcactagatgttacccTCGCAGTACTAGCCTCATGAACTAACTTTAGCACATTATAGGAGATTATAAGATCACCATGAGagcttgagagcttttcatgactttcttccaactccccatactttcgagatagcaactcaagttgagcccgtagctcaacattctccttcaatatggatgcttcacaagaaatagagttagtagcacaagcatcatcatgAATATCAAGATAAAAAAGGCACCTTGGCAAGCTCTTTAAATATAAAGCtttaagttgagcatgagacCTGTTGATTTCGAGCTCACTcttaatgacccttgagccattttcgaggtgctcaaagTCCTCAAGAAGTTTAGCATGTGAGACTTAAACCTTGTCATTTTTAGTTTTGAAATCATTAGCCACCTCAAGGGCTCTATCACGGGATTCCTTCACTTaagataattctagagcaaaaatgtcatcaagagattccttggtggtttgttcaagttcaagagtTTGATATAGATCTGCGATCTCCTTTGTGTAATCAAgctcatgaccttccattttCTCAATGGTGTCATCATGCTCCTCGAGATGATAATCCAACTCCTCAATGTATTTCTTGCTCTCAATAGCAATAGACAAAATTTCCATGAAGTTAGAACGAGCAATTTTATTCTTATGAAGAGCTTGGTAAATAATTTCACCCTTAATCTTTAAAGAAGAAACATTATCATACTCTTCATCATTATCATCATGCTTATTACCTTCAACATCATCATCACAAGATAAATTGAGTTTCAAAGTAGGAGATACCTTTGAAACCTTAGCCATAAGGCAAAAGTGGAAGGCAAGGGATTATGATGTAGAATCCCGTGAGGCGCCATTCAAGACCATATCTTGTACCATAGAGCGTTGggttcctctacattgttagcacaacaactAGAGGAAATAtatgcatttttatcatggcaacaagacatagCAAGCATATCATCATGAAATTTAGTCAAGaaatttctacatgatatgcaaggactatcaacacaagcatgtggAACATCTCGGGTGCTCGAAGTGTTAAAGTCCAAAGATGAAGCATTAcaataagatagtgatgaaggaTAATCAACAATAATCCCACTAAACtcattgcaatgaccaacactactcaccatctcattaccttgtggcaatccacatgtaggtgaagtagaagaagttgagaacacTACACGACCAGAGGTGGAGGGAGAGcaatcatccccacaaatcttggacacgccatatttatcttgaagctttgtccacaaATCATTAGCATCAAGAAATGGA
The Triticum urartu cultivar G1812 unplaced genomic scaffold, Tu2.1 TuUngrouped_contig_2107, whole genome shotgun sequence DNA segment above includes these coding regions:
- the LOC125526864 gene encoding uncharacterized protein LOC125526864 encodes the protein MEFHYRAGDERCPSAGAAATSANSETAATHVPNVLVAGDGAGYHGENSPPPASDPDELRRRAAKERIRARILREEAEAMALEAEVRRELMEERARLLVGLAGVSEHGAAPSLKTASPYFHESVQAGSKVDVSAAVPGKRKNPDVHDASAVLAATGSKKPKSGLTCTVCNITATSEVALQEHLRGKSHGKKAAKHTQPSPGTGQPEEDAFSLKVNRSAALPAKGQNPGIVAPLMAFAEKSCDNLGLNCTACGITASSQKNMQDHLKGKIHMRKTAMLAQPLPKKDGVCSKPNASAAVLPAKRKNFDVVPATSTLSAGPSSKNQKRDLTCTATSEKGTKDHLKGKAHMKMAASLAPGEAEEEAEVEGGYTPRKFHMLTDSGTLCEVVQLNGSILCEVCDVQTADIVTMMCHLQGTKHVSKQAKQKQCEAVEPPAAVAAGGDGPGSEMVPVGGNDVGRVDGGSLLCELCNVKVPSECAMQSHLSGRKHTNKAKVAAVGVGACGNGSASETVPMEANGVCRLDGGILLCKLCDVKAPSECVMQTHLSGRKHTNKQKATVEAGAGQGVKKAAAATMIGSPSKEATSIVVNGSDDSVKKPAAREMEVAVSSAGQGVKKAAATPVIGSPSKEAASIVVNGSDDSVKKPAAGEMEVALSSAGQGVKKAATAMIDSSSKEAASIVVNGSDDSMKKPAAGDMEVVVSSATPQVDVAAPVCARVSSVAPMEVDEGAGAGHGAAKAEEQKKADAEEEGAVEIDGGPAVTGEEYYIKVEGKLFVTLRQADDSLSCSLCGVHGCDKRGMISHLYTRDHWRRARLAEEKKRAPEAALEAVNNGGDGVPVTDGAAQVDN